DNA sequence from the Paenibacillus physcomitrellae genome:
TGATTTCGATGTTTGTTTTAGCCATGTTCTTCGCAACAAGGCGAGTCATGTCTTTATCGAAGCCAGGCAGGATGCTGTCCATACCTTCGATGATCGTTACTTTCGTTCCGAACTTGGAATACATTTGACCCAATTCAGCGCCGATGTATCCACCGCCGATCAGCACGAGGCTCTTAGGAACCTCAGGCAGGCTCAGAGCTTCTGTCGAAGACAGGATGCGGCCGCCGAACGGGAATGGTTTCAATTCAATCGGACGGGAACCGGTAGCGATGATGCAATGTTTGAACCGGTAACGAGGAGCTTCATTGTCGTTGAACAAACGAGCTTCTGTTTCGTTGATGAACATGCATTCGCCGCGGAAAATTTCAACCTTGTTGCCTTTAAGCAGACCACCTACGCCGCTGGTCAGCTTTTTAACAACACTGTTTTTGAATTCTTGAGTTTTGCTGAAATCCACTTTAACATTTTCGGCGGTTACGCCGAAAACGCCGCCGTGCTGCGCATTTTCAAACTGATGAGCTGCGGAGATCAAGGCTTTGGAAGGAATACATCCCACGTTCAAGCACACACCGCCAAGCTCGCCTTTTTCTACGATTACTACCTTTTGGCCCAGCTGAGCAGCGCGAATAGCTGCTACATAACCGCCGGGACCGGCACCGATGACTAGTGTATCGATATCAAGAGAAGCGTCTCCTACTACCATTCTTTACACCTCCATAACAAGCAGCTCAGGGTTCGCGAGCAGCTCTTTAATGTAGTTCATGAAGTTTTGAGCCGTTGCGCCGTCGATCAGACGGTGGTCGAAGCTCAAGGACAAGGCCATAACCGGAGCAACGACGACTTCGCCGTTCTTCACAACCGGTTTCTCGGAGATACGGCCAGTACCCAGGATCGCAACTTCAGGGTAGTTGATGATCGGAGTAAAGAACATACCGCCTGCGGAACCAATGTTCGAAATCGAGATGCTGCTGCCTCTCATTTCAGCCGGCGTCAGTTTGCCGTCGCGGCCGCGGGCAGCCAGGTCACGGATCGTGTCAGCGATCATCCAGATGCTCTTACGGTCAGCATCTTTGATAACCGGTACGATCAAGCCGTTATCTGTATCGGTAGCGATACCGATGTTGTAGTATTTCTTATAAACGATCTCGTTGTTCTCTTCGTCGATGGAAGCGTTAAGAGCCGGGAATTTGCGGGAAGCCGCAACCAAAGCTTTAACGATGAACGGAAGATAAGTAACTTTTGTACCTTTCTTCTCAGCGATCGGTTTCATGCGTGTACGGAAGGCTACAAGCTCGGTTACGTCCACTTCGTCCATGATCGTAACGTGCGGAGCTGTGTAAGCCGATTTAACCATCGCATTGGAGATGGCTTTACGGATACCTTTGAACGGAACACGTTCTTCTTCGCCGTTTGCTGCTGCCACTGGTGTGGATGCTGCAGGAGCGGCTTTAGGCGCTGCCGCTGGAGCAGATGCTGCTGCTGGAGCTGCGGAAGCTACCGATGCAGGTGCCGCGGAGCCGCCTTTCTTGAAGCCTTCAACATCTTCACGAGTGATGCGGCCGGCTTTGCCTGTACCTTTAACTAAAGTCAGGTCAACACCCTGTTCACGGGCAAATTTACGCACGCTTGGTGTAGCCAATACTTCAGCGTTAGGAGCTGCAGGAGCAGAAGAAGCGCCTGTGTTAGCGCCGCCTTTTGCTGCGTCAGCTTCTTGAGCTGCCGCTTGAGCCGGAGCGGATTCCTGACCAGCTTGCTCAGGAACTTCGCCTTCAGCGTCAATCACCGCAACCACTTGGCCTACGCGGAATACTGCGCCGTCAGTGCCGAACACTTCAAGCACAGTACCGTTTACCGGACAAGGAACTTCAACAACAGCTTTGTCGTTTTGAACTTCCATAATGATGTCTTCGTCGGTTACTTTGTCGCCTGGTTTAATGTGCATTTTGATGATTTCGCCTTCGTGCAATCCTTCACCAAGTTCAGGGAACAGGTATTGGAATTTCGAAGAACCAGCGGAAGCAACAGGAGCTGAGGCTGCTGCAGCCGGAGCGGCTGGAGCCGGCTCGCTGTGCGCTTCTCCGCCAGCTTGTTCAGGCAATTCGCCTTCTGCTTCAATAACGGCTACTACTTGACCTACGCGGAAAACCGCGCCGTCAGCGCCGAACACTTCTTGTACTACACCGTTCACCGGGCAAGGCACTTCAACTACAGCCTTGTCGTTTTGCACTTCCATAATAATATCTTCGTCGGTTACTTTATCCCCCGGCTTGATATGCATTTTGATGATTTCACCTTCATGCAGACCTTCGCCCAATTCAGGGAAGCGGTATTCAAATTTTGCCACCAGGAAGACCTCCTCTGTATTGATTTACAAATTAAAATTCGCGAACTTGCTGAACCGCAGCGATGATGCGGGCAGGAGTCGGGAGCCAAGTATCTTCAATTTGGGCGAACGGATAAACGGTATCCGGAGCAGCCACGCGAAGCACTGGAGCTTCCAGGTGAAGAATCGCTTTTTCGTTGATTTGTGCAATGACTTCCGCAGCGATACCTGCGGATTTCTGAGCTTCCTGAACCACGATCGCGCGGTTGGTTTTCTTAACGGAAGCAATGATGGTATCGATATCGAGCGGCACAAGTGTGCGCAGGTCGATGACTTCAGCTTTCACGCCGGTTTTTTCCAGCTCGTCAGCGGCTTTAATGGCTGTATGCACCATCATACCGTAAGCGATAATGGTCACATCGGAACCTTCGCGAACTACTTTCGCCTTGCCAAGCTCTACCGTATAGTCGCCTTCAGGCACCTCATCACGGAAAGCATGATACAGGTTCAAATGCTCCATGAAAAATACAGGGTCATTGTCGCGGATCGCGGAGATCATCAGACCTTTAGCGTCGTAAGGATTAGAAGGAACAACCAGTTTAATACCTGGAGTTTGAGCGATCAAACCTTCCAAGGCGTCCGTATGAAGCTCGGCTGCTTTAACGCCGCCGCCGAATGGTGTACGGAATACGATTGGCGCATTGTAGCGGCCGCCGGAACGGTAACGCATACGAGCTGCCTGAACCACGATTTGATCCAAAGCTTCAAAGATAAAACCAACGAATTGGATTTCGGCAATCGGGCGGAATCCTTGAATACCCAAACCTACTGCCAAACCGCCGATTGCTGACTCAGCCAGCGGAGTATCGAATACACGCTCTTCACCAAATTGCTTCTGCAAACCTTCAGTTACACGGAATACGCCGCCGACATGGCCTACGTCTTCCCCGAAGATTACAACGTTCGGGTCGCGTTCCAGCTCAACGCGCATTGCGTCGCGGATCGCTTCTTTCATGTTCATTTGTGCCATTGCTATTACTCCTCCTTAACAATTTCCTCATCACGTTCAAAACACATATACAACATGTATATATGGGATTAATCCATTAGGCCTTCACCGGCAGACCTTCTATATATGTAAGAAGACGCGGCCGGCGACAGGGCTCAGCATAAGCAGAAGTCCGATCTTATTTAAAATCCGCTTTTTGCTCTTCCAGATGTTTAGGTGTAGCTTCAAACATGCTGTCAATCAGACCAGGAATCGTCATTTTCTCGGTTTGCTCAGCCTTTTTGATTTGCTCGTTGACTTTCGCTTTCGCTTCTTCTTTCACGCGAGCTGTGTCTTCTTCCGTCCACAAACCTTTTTTCTCCAGGTATTTAGCAAGACGGTTGATTGGGTCTTTCTCGCCCCATTGTCCTTCTTCTTCTTTCGTACGGTACTTGGAAGTATCGTCAGAAAGGGAATGCGGACGGTAACGGTAAGTCACGGCTTCAATCAATGTAGCGCCTTCGCCGTTGCGAGCACGTTCAGCAGCTTCTTGAACCGCTTTGATTACGGCAAATACGTCCATACCGTCGATCTTCACGCCAGTGATACCGGCAGCAACCGCTTTATGAGCGATGGACAATGCGCCTGTTTGCTTGGCAAATGGAGTAGTAATCGCGTAACCATTGTTTTGCACAAAGAAAATAACCGGCAGCTTGAATGCTCCAGCATAGTTCAGGCCTTCGTAGAAGTCGCCTTCAGAAGAACCGCCGTCACCTGTGTAGGTGATTACGACTTGTTTCTGTTTCTTCAATTTGTAGCCCATTGCAATTCCCATCGCGTGAAGGATCTGCGCACCGATGATGATTTGCGGCATAAGCACGTTTACACCTTCAGGAATTTGCCCGCCATGTTGATGGCCGCGGGAGTACAGGAATGCTTGGTAAAGCGGAAGACCGTGCCATACGATCTGCGGCATATCACGGTAACCAGGACATACAAAGTCTTCTTTCTGGAGCGCAAACTCACTGCCCACCATGGTTGCTTCTTGGCCGGAAACCGGCGCATAGAAACCAAGGCGGCCTTGACGTCCCAGATTGATCGCTCGTTCGTCCCAAGTACGGGTAAATACCATACGGTACATAACTTCTTTCAGTTGATCGTCTGTCAGGTCGGGTACTTTATCAGGATTAATAATTTCGCCGTCCGGAGAGAGTACGGACAAAGCTTCTACTTCTTCCGTATATACTTCATAAGGAACCTTGCTCATGTTTTTCACCTCGACAAAAAATTTGAATATCATGTTCCGCTGTTATAGAATTATTATACATCTGTTATATCCCTTTCGTCAAAGGATATAAGGAAAAATGTATTAGAAACCAAGTCTTGTATGTATAACAGCGTAATTAAATTTGTGTAACAGCAGTGAGGAATATCACAGTAAGAAAGCGCGTTCACCACCATGGTTTATCTTACCTGATCAAGCCTCCAAATGCAAAAAAAAGGAGAGTGACAGCTATGACAGATGACCGCTATTTGAAACGGACTGTCGTGAAGCATGAAATCCAGAGCCAATTTTTAAACGAAACGCGCAAGCTGCGCATTTATCTCCCGCCCGGCTACAATGAGCTGCTGAGCTACCCGGTCGTGTACTGCCAGGACGGTGAAGAATTTTTCAACTTTGGACGGATTGCCACCTTCGCCAACCAGCTGATCCTGGACGAGGACATCGAACCTTTTATTATTGTAGGAGTCGAAGTGAACGTGAAGGTCAGAACGCAGGAATATGCTCCTTTTGGAAACCGTCATGAAGCTTATGTCGCTTGTTTTACTGAAGAAATTATTCCCTACGTAGAACAGAATTATCCTGTCCGCCGCACAGCCGAGGACCGCATCCTTGCCGGGGATTCCCTGGGTGGATCCGTATCGCTTCATATCGCCCTGAAACGTAAGGATATGTTCTCCAAAATCATTACCCTGTCTGGCGCCTTTTACATCCCAAGCCAGGAAATCATCGCATCGGAGAGCGACCTTTCCTTCCTTAGCTTGTATATGGTAGTTGGACTTCAGGAGCGGGATTACCAGACAGATACCGGAATCTACGACTTTGTTGACCTGAACCGCAGAACAAAAGAACTGCTGGAGAAACGCGGCGCCAAAGTGGTTTATTTCGAGAAGGACGGCTCCCACATTTGGGGTTTCTGGCAGAAAGAGCTGCCGGATGCCCTCCGTTATTTCCTACTTTAACCATTGTTTCATTTTGCTTTCCTATAAAAGAGCACACAAAAAGGCCCGTCTTCCGACGCGGCCTTTTGTGTTTCATCCATACACAGTCTTTATCCGGGTTACCCGGCAAAAGGTTTGTTTTTCAGCGATCTTCTAGGCAGTCTCCAACGATAATGAACCGAAAGCATGCGTGACACGACAACGAGGATAAACAGGACAATCATCTCCGTTGTTGTCTGCGACCAGCCGAAGGCTACCGCCAATCCGGCGATCAATGCCCAGACCGCATAAATCTCATCCCGCAGAACCAAAGGTTTGCGGCCAGCCAGCAGGTCGCGGATAATTCCTCCGCCTACTCCCGTCAGCAGGGCAGCTACCGCAACAGCACTGGCCGGATGATCCATCTTTACAGCATACAAGGCGCCCTGTATGGCAAAAGCACCAAGACCGATCGCATCAAACCAGGCCTCGCCTTTCTTCCAATGGCTAATCCAGGATACCGGAACTAGAAAAGCTGCGGCAATCGATATGCAGGCGATCAGCATTAACGGCCCTTGCGTCCAAATCGTTGTTACAGGAACCCCGATCAGAATGTTTCTAATAATCCCTCCGCCAAAGGCGGTTGCCAAACCTAAAACAACAACTCCGAGTACATCATACTCTTCTTCCATGGCAACAAGAGCGCCCGAAACAGCAAACGCCACGGTGCCAATAATGCTGAACAGATCAAATAGCTCCATTTCCCCTGCTTCTTCCCTCTCCGTATTCTCACATATGACGTAAACATTGTAGCTTTTCCTTCCAAATTGTACAACAAAAAATTCTGTTTTATACTATAGTCATTACATAGCTCCCCAAAATGCAGCAAGGAGAGATTTCAAATGACATCTACCAATCGGGTTCTTATATTCGCTGGCGGCGATATTATCCCGGATTTCAAACAGCATATTCAGGAAGGCGATTATCTCATTGGAGCCGATTACGGCGCCTATTTTCTGATCGAACACGGGATTATCCCGGATACAGCTATTGGCGATTTTGATTCTATTACACCTCAGCAGCTGGAAGAGCTTCAGAACGTATGCCGCGAGGTTGTTGTTGTGGATCCGTTAGACAAAGATCTGACCGATGCCGAGCTGGCTTTTGACATTGCGTTGAACAGACAACCGGAGCAAATCGTTATGTTTGGCGTTCTGGGCAGCCGGCTGGATCATTCCATGGCCAACATCCAAATGATGCTGCGGGCTCTGCAGCACCAAATTTCAAGTTCAATCTGGGACAAGAACAACTTTATTACCTTGACCGGTTCCTCGGCTCTTGTGCAGCGGCGTCAATTTACTTATGTTTCGCTTCTGCCTTTGACACCCGAAGTAACAGGAATAACTCTCGAAGGGTTCCTGTACAAACTGGAAAATGCCTCGCTGAGAATGGGGCAGTCTTTAGGCATCAGCAACAAACTTGAGAAAGAAGAAGGAACCATTCAAATTGAAAGCGGCCTGCTTCTAATCATTCAAAGTAAGGACTAAATTCAAAGCCAAAGTTGTATACAAAATAAAGATCAGACGTTTTAGAGAGATTAAATAGATTACATTTATGTAACCTGTTATTGCGAAAAAAGAATATAAATCAAACAGGCTCCAACCCGTTGTCCGAACTGGGTTTGAGCCTTTTCTTTGCCCTTTGATCCCCCTTTAAATCTTAATATTTTGTAAATTTTAATCGTTTTTTAATAATGAGGGTCAACCGCCTGTTATATCTAGTTTCCTCCTATCTTTGGATAATATTAGGAAGTATCAAACCTGTTATACTTTGAACAAGCCCGAGAATACAACATCAGGAGGAACAAACAAATGATCAAAATTCAAGGACTCTACAAGAAAGTTCTGACGGTAGGTATTTGCGCTTCCGTTGGTTTCACAGGCATGATGCTTTCTGGACAAACCCAGGCTTCTGCAGCTAACAATACAGCCAATACGTCAAATGCTAGCTCTGCAGTTTCATTAAATGTTTTGGATGCGACAAGTACAGCTACATCCAAAGGTTCAAAGATCATCGCTTACGGTAAAAAGTTCATGGGAACACCTTATAAATTTGGTGCTTCTACATCAACAACCAAAAACTTTGACTGCTCTTCTTTTACCAAATACGTATTTAAACATTATGGCGTAACTTTGCCGCGGACTTCTGCAGCACAAGCCAAAAAAGGCGTAGCCGTTTCCAAAGCCAACCTGAGAGTCGGCGATCTGGTCTTCTTCTCCAGCGGCAGCCGCGCTAACGGAAAGAACGTTACTCACGTCGCTATTTATGCAGGCAATGGCAAAATTCTGCACACTTACGGTAAACCAGGTGTTACGATTTCGAATCTGAACTCCGGAAACTGGAAGAAAACTTACTTGAAAGCACGTCGCGTACTGTAGTTTTATTGAAACTACAAACTTAGCTCAGGCCCAGCGCTCGAGCCAGATCGACTTTGGGCTTAGTCGGTTAACTTTGTTCCCGACATGCAGGTTTCATTAGCTGCTACTGCAGCATATAACCTGTACCGCGGACAGTATGCAATAATTTAGGTTTGCGTCCTTTATCAATTTTACTTCGGATATGTTTGATATAAACGTCCACGACGTTTGTTTTACCAGTGAAATCATAT
Encoded proteins:
- a CDS encoding 2-oxo acid dehydrogenase subunit E2 produces the protein MAKFEYRFPELGEGLHEGEIIKMHIKPGDKVTDEDIIMEVQNDKAVVEVPCPVNGVVQEVFGADGAVFRVGQVVAVIEAEGELPEQAGGEAHSEPAPAAPAAAASAPVASAGSSKFQYLFPELGEGLHEGEIIKMHIKPGDKVTDEDIIMEVQNDKAVVEVPCPVNGTVLEVFGTDGAVFRVGQVVAVIDAEGEVPEQAGQESAPAQAAAQEADAAKGGANTGASSAPAAPNAEVLATPSVRKFAREQGVDLTLVKGTGKAGRITREDVEGFKKGGSAAPASVASAAPAAASAPAAAPKAAPAASTPVAAANGEEERVPFKGIRKAISNAMVKSAYTAPHVTIMDEVDVTELVAFRTRMKPIAEKKGTKVTYLPFIVKALVAASRKFPALNASIDEENNEIVYKKYYNIGIATDTDNGLIVPVIKDADRKSIWMIADTIRDLAARGRDGKLTPAEMRGSSISISNIGSAGGMFFTPIINYPEVAILGTGRISEKPVVKNGEVVVAPVMALSLSFDHRLIDGATAQNFMNYIKELLANPELLVMEV
- a CDS encoding alpha/beta hydrolase; the protein is MTDDRYLKRTVVKHEIQSQFLNETRKLRIYLPPGYNELLSYPVVYCQDGEEFFNFGRIATFANQLILDEDIEPFIIVGVEVNVKVRTQEYAPFGNRHEAYVACFTEEIIPYVEQNYPVRRTAEDRILAGDSLGGSVSLHIALKRKDMFSKIITLSGAFYIPSQEIIASESDLSFLSLYMVVGLQERDYQTDTGIYDFVDLNRRTKELLEKRGAKVVYFEKDGSHIWGFWQKELPDALRYFLL
- a CDS encoding C40 family peptidase yields the protein MKIQGLYKKVLTVGICASVGFTGMMLSGQTQASAANNTANTSNASSAVSLNVLDATSTATSKGSKIIAYGKKFMGTPYKFGASTSTTKNFDCSSFTKYVFKHYGVTLPRTSAAQAKKGVAVSKANLRVGDLVFFSSGSRANGKNVTHVAIYAGNGKILHTYGKPGVTISNLNSGNWKKTYLKARRVL
- a CDS encoding alpha-ketoacid dehydrogenase subunit beta — translated: MAQMNMKEAIRDAMRVELERDPNVVIFGEDVGHVGGVFRVTEGLQKQFGEERVFDTPLAESAIGGLAVGLGIQGFRPIAEIQFVGFIFEALDQIVVQAARMRYRSGGRYNAPIVFRTPFGGGVKAAELHTDALEGLIAQTPGIKLVVPSNPYDAKGLMISAIRDNDPVFFMEHLNLYHAFRDEVPEGDYTVELGKAKVVREGSDVTIIAYGMMVHTAIKAADELEKTGVKAEVIDLRTLVPLDIDTIIASVKKTNRAIVVQEAQKSAGIAAEVIAQINEKAILHLEAPVLRVAAPDTVYPFAQIEDTWLPTPARIIAAVQQVREF
- a CDS encoding trimeric intracellular cation channel family protein, with the protein product MELFDLFSIIGTVAFAVSGALVAMEEEYDVLGVVVLGLATAFGGGIIRNILIGVPVTTIWTQGPLMLIACISIAAAFLVPVSWISHWKKGEAWFDAIGLGAFAIQGALYAVKMDHPASAVAVAALLTGVGGGIIRDLLAGRKPLVLRDEIYAVWALIAGLAVAFGWSQTTTEMIVLFILVVVSRMLSVHYRWRLPRRSLKNKPFAG
- the pdhA gene encoding pyruvate dehydrogenase (acetyl-transferring) E1 component subunit alpha codes for the protein MSKVPYEVYTEEVEALSVLSPDGEIINPDKVPDLTDDQLKEVMYRMVFTRTWDERAINLGRQGRLGFYAPVSGQEATMVGSEFALQKEDFVCPGYRDMPQIVWHGLPLYQAFLYSRGHQHGGQIPEGVNVLMPQIIIGAQILHAMGIAMGYKLKKQKQVVITYTGDGGSSEGDFYEGLNYAGAFKLPVIFFVQNNGYAITTPFAKQTGALSIAHKAVAAGITGVKIDGMDVFAVIKAVQEAAERARNGEGATLIEAVTYRYRPHSLSDDTSKYRTKEEEGQWGEKDPINRLAKYLEKKGLWTEEDTARVKEEAKAKVNEQIKKAEQTEKMTIPGLIDSMFEATPKHLEEQKADFK
- a CDS encoding thiamine diphosphokinase, with translation MTSTNRVLIFAGGDIIPDFKQHIQEGDYLIGADYGAYFLIEHGIIPDTAIGDFDSITPQQLEELQNVCREVVVVDPLDKDLTDAELAFDIALNRQPEQIVMFGVLGSRLDHSMANIQMMLRALQHQISSSIWDKNNFITLTGSSALVQRRQFTYVSLLPLTPEVTGITLEGFLYKLENASLRMGQSLGISNKLEKEEGTIQIESGLLLIIQSKD